In Daphnia pulicaria isolate SC F1-1A chromosome 9, SC_F0-13Bv2, whole genome shotgun sequence, the genomic stretch TCTGAAATGGCTCATCGGTAAGCACACCAGTAGTTTATTTTCGGATAATTCCCACGTacccatataaaaaaaatccttatatttgttgttctgATGGGTGATATTACAATCTGATTAGCGCGATCCTACAACATCAACGAAGCCGAGAAAATGCTACGTGCAGTAAGTATATACAACGGCAGCACGAAATTGTCACAAATACTTTGATGTTTAACAACGTATCAAACCATGATCCTAGTCACTGGCGTGGCGGCAGACAAACGGAGTTGATGACATCTTGAAATGGACCCCTCCTGAAGTGTTCCAGAAATATTATTCTCTTGGAAAAATAGGATACGACAAGTTCAACTGCCCCGGTCAGTATTATTTTGCTTTAGATTTTCTATACAAGCAAAAGACTTGCCGTCGTAATCCATTGAGAAAAACCAGAGAACAATTTAGTGATAAATTATTATAATATTACTTTCATTTGGATGTCAGTTTACGTTTGCGCCCAGGGAAATATGGATTTGCGTGGGATTTTGCAGTCCGTcacgaaaaaagatttcatGCGCTTTCAAGCCTACATGACCGAAAAGGTGAACAAGGAAATGCTGGATGAGACTTTGAgcaatggaaaaaataaatattgccAAATGACGTTCGTCGCTGACATGGAAAATCTTTCAATGAGACAAATGACATACAAGCCTGGTAATGTACACACAAGCTACAATTGAAatggttttgttttaaatattatcgATGATAAACGAATTTTTCGTCTGCTCTAGTTATGGAAACGGGAACTGAACAGACAAAAGTTTACGAGTTAAATTACCCGGAAAATCTCCGCCGAATCTTCATTATTAACGGtaatttgttaaaataatttaatcggACATGACTAAACATTTTCTTATGAATCTGGTGATCTACTGGGGGACATTTTGCAGCGCCCAAGATTTTCACAGTCAtcttcaactttttgaaaCCATTTATGCATCAAGCTACTCTTGATAAGATGAGGATTTTTGGAAGTGACAAAGAAGAATGGGCAGCCGCTTTACTGGAAGAAATAGAAGCCGATAACTTACCGCTTCACTACGGGGGCACTATGGTCGATCCTGACGGTGATCCAAAATGTCCTAGCAAGGTAGTGATCCTTCTTGTTTCATCAAACAAGTAGCTGTTAAACATTCTTGTCAAATTTTCCATTTATAGTTAAACATGGGCTCAGAAGTTCCTTATTCGTATTACCTGAGCAACAGCGCACCTGTGCCCAAGGATTACATGGAAACCATCAACATCATCGCCGGAGCAGGTGGATTTAAGAAGCTGAAATACAAAATTGATGTCGCCAATTCAATTTTGAGGTACGCATCAATTTCCTCAGACATGCGACAATAACGGAAATCAGAGTGAATGACGCAATTTTCCATTTGCCAACAGATGGGAGTTTATGACAGAAGGAGGAGACATCGGCTTCAGAGTCTATTACAAAAGTGACGAGGAAGGTATTGTGGACTTGGTACCTTTGAGCAGAATTGAAAGTCACCTGGTCACGGAAGAAGGCGAATTCGTTAGCGAGAAACCAGGGAaatgtaaatatttcaaagtTGACAACATGTATATTTCATCTATTAGAAAATAATACATTAATTCATTTCCTGTTTAGACGTGGTGGTGTTTGATAACACTTTCAGCATTTTACGACCCAAAAAAGTCCGTTACTACGTCGCTGTCGATCCTCCAGTACCCGGAAGTCCAACAGCTCTCGGATGAGGACATGAAAATAAACGTACGAGGATATTCGTTCAGTTGAACTCCTTGATAAAATAACGTAGCTaaaatatgatttttttttcttatcaaaatttttatgacACATGAAAAACGATATCTTATTTACAATTTAGCTTATAAACATTATTTGTTGTTAAATACATCAAATACATCAGaaataaatgtttattcagtcaggtttttttttagttttatttgcaTAATCTAATAGGGTGGGTGCTTTTTTCTGAAAACAAAGTTTCTAACCAATACCTCTCAGGTATGGAAGGTCAATGCACGTGCTTTGGTTACCGTTACtctaaatttaaatcaaaacgacgagaaaaaaagtttcaaaaatgtttgggGGTCTGGTTAGATATTTGGTGCGGTTGTTCAAAATATGGTAATTTCATTactcacactttttttttctttttttcaaaatatggtAATTCTTTACCCACACTCCTTTTTCGAACACTCTGCCTAGTAGCAGCTGTGTCTCAGCCGCAGCATTGTGTTTCGTGTCACAGCCGCAACAGCAGTCAGCTCCGTTCGCATAGTACAGCTCCAAAAATGCTGAATCAGTGTTTGCATACGTTAACATGGTGACCATATTAAAGCTGGTCGTTATCTTATTTATTGTATCTCTCGTGAAAGGGATTATTTATGTTTGAAGAAAATGTCAGAGGAGATTACGATTGTTAGATTTTGATTTCGCCATATGccagcatcttttttttacgcttagtcatttattttgaaacgttatttagaaattttgctgtttttccttttaactTTGCGTAAGCATGTGGTGGGGATGGAGTGAAGAGAAAGGATTTTACGAAATATCTGCACTCAATAGCCAGGAAATAATCGGTCAAGGACAATTGAGAACGGCTGCAGAAGACCGCCGTTTCAAAACAAACTCGAGTCATTCGCCTTCTGCAAGCCTTGCAGCGGAGATCGTATTATCACGGTGCTTGTCTCGTTAGGACACTTAAATCTGGTTGAATTAAAACGGTTCAGATAACTTGAGAACGCATCTTCTGCACAACTCCCACTATAAACGAGCTTCACTGTAAGTTATCTCATTTTTCGAATAATTCTAGGCTTTATttagttaaatttcattttattcaacCAACCAAGAAGTTAATTTTCCCCGGTTGGCTTGTGTAGGTCAGACATGAGCCTCACGCAAGTTCGACAAGTCCAGCCAATCGTGTTTGACCAGGTAAGTTTATAGTTAACTGTCTATATGGAACCAGTTATTAAAACGTTTCACTGAACTACATACACATGAAATGTAGTTTGCAGATGATGGAGGGACCAAATTCAAAACAGGTTGCGTTACCAAGGCCAACACAGCGGTTCTGCAAGTGAGTCGACGTAACCGCCAATTAATAATTTTCGTCCTGATTTGCATAACGATGGAATCCACTTGTGTTACGTTCCAGTTGCtctgaaatttattttctttattttagttGAAAATTGCGATAAAGGACTGCACATTACATGATTCTAGCGACGAGTACCTTCTCAACTGGCTGATAGGTTGTGAAATTTGTTGGTATTTTTTAACGCAttaattaacaattttttgtatttgcatGTGGCTGAAACAGTGCAGGATTTTAATGTAGCTCGTGCGGAGAAAATGCTGAGAcaggtttttagtttttcaaggTATTTCTCAGCTGCGCATATTTAATGTTGGCCGTATTCTGAAATTTTCCAAGTCCTTGGAATGGCGTCGAGTAAATGGAGTGGATGGAATCTTACAGTCGTACACGCCCAATGAAATTATCAAGAAATACTTTTCGATGGGACAAGCTGGGCTGGACAAATTCGGCAGCCCTGGTAACCCAATACATTATTAGCGCACTGCAATTCATTTAACCTTgtgtattaattaattaaaacataCTCATCAgtgtaatttcctttttttaaatttttcaacgcAGTCTTCGTGTGTTGTATGGGCAGGATAGACTTCAGAGGTAATTTGCACGGATAAAATGCTAGACATAATTGGTTTGGTAATTGTTTTATAACCGATAGGGCTCCACTTGTCCCTTGTCAAAAAGGAATATTTCCAATTCATTCCATGGCAGTTTGAAAACTTTTGCCTTTCAATCAAAGAAGCAGGAAAACGAAATGGAGAAAACATCGAGAAAATGACATTCATAATGGATTATGAAGGTCTGGCATTGAGGCAGTACACTTGCAAACCAGGTAAAATTCAGTATTCGTTGTTATTTGATTATCTTGACAATAACACTTTTTATGCGCATAGCAATGGAGATTGTCATTGAAATGATCAAAGGTTTTTTGTTCCACTATCCCAATCACCTTCGCCGAGTATTCATTATTAATGGTAATTGATTAAACATAAGTAAATTTAACAGTTTGATCAAGACCTGTggcattttgtttctttttattgaagcCCCGAAGATTTTCCCATATCTGTTCGCCATGGTCAAACCTTTTATACCTCAGACGGACATTCCCAAGATCAAAATTTTCGGTTGCGAGACTAAGCAATGGACTTCCGCCTTATTAGAGGAAATTGACGCTCATCAACTTCCTGCCTTTTACGGTGGTACTTTGACCGATCCTAATGGCGATCCCAAATGTCCTAGCAAGGTAACCTTTTAGTAGAATTACATGCCCAAGTAacggaaacatttttttggtggaACAGTTTAATATGGGAGGTGAAGTTCCTTCTTCGTACTACCTGAGTAATAACCCACCGGTTGCCAAGGACTACATGGAAACTATGAGCATCGGTGCtggtggaagaaaaaaaatgaaattcaaagttGACGTTCCAAATTCTGTGTTGAGGTAAATGTAATATATCTCTTCATTCTTTCTCAGTCTGAGTtaatataaatttcaaaatagatgGGAGTTTATAACGGAGGCAGGTGACATCAAATTCCGGGTCTACAGCAAGGATTCCAAAGGGAGCGCTTTTGACTTTGTTCCTCTGAGTCGAGTTGACAGTCACCTGGATATGGAAGAAGGTGAAATTACGTGTGAAGAGCCTGGGAAATGTAAGTTTCAACCCCattgctctttttttgttcgtggGCGATGAGCTGGAACTCACCACAACTTATTATTCAAATCAGATGTTTTGGAATTTGACAATTCGTTCAGTTATTTACGAACGAAAAAACTGCGTTACTTTATCGCCGTCGATCTACCCAGCGCATCGATTGAGATTTAGAACCAACAGCCTATTTTATaaataactaataaaattcatatttatttaattatatcaaaacaaaactttaTTTATTGTGCTGTATGGTCGTAGCCTTTTATTCAATATAGATCGGCACATTTCTATATGTCACAAAGTGTCAAATTCTAAATTGTGGAAGCGATATCAAACCACTTAATGTGAAAGTGACCCCTGCGTTTAACCGTTCAGTAGGCTTAACTATGCTTAACTTGCTAGCTTAACCTGCTTAACCTAGCTTAACAATGCTATTCGGTTTAGCTGTGAAAGCACACACGGACGATGTCTTTTGGCGATCACTTAAAATCATAGGTGCCACAATCAGAATGGCTGCAATAGACGACAGTTTCCAgagataataaaagaacaattttatttttcgtctaGCTGAACTTCAGTTCGCTCAACACGTCAGACAGGTACATTGCTTTGCATTTTTTATCGTCATTTTATGATCGTCATTATAGTGACGAATATCTTCTGAAATTGGAGTTAGGTTAGATCATTTAACAATTTATGTAAACCTTTCAATACCTTAATTTACATCACAATGTAACGAGTTAACGACATAGTTTCAGATTGCCGAGTTGACAGCCATTTGTGGATGGAAGAAGGTTACATCAGCCAGGGAAATGTAAGTTACGATCAACATTCAACACCCTTGCAACAGACACTACGTAATCtgtttttgaataataaataaacaattacAGATGTCGTCAAATTCGACAACACACGAGTGCAGTCACATGAGAATCCAAGAAACTGCGCTACCATATCGTCATCGACCCGCCATCAAATAGAAATTCATCAGATATCTCAAACAAAGTTTCCCAGCTAAGCATAATACAGTATAACGCTGTTATAGTCATGGTGTATTTAATTaatgaagagaaaatcaataaaCTATGCTATAAAAAATATCACAAGTTTTTTGCGCTCAGTATGTACGACATTTATAACGTAACTTATTCTTGTGAATGTAACTCAAATGGATGCAGAGGTAATTGCATGGTTAGTCGTCCCGATTGCTCACCCTATACATTTCTAAAAGTGGACAGACATTTGTACTTTGCAAACAGTCACAGTGAAAGTTAAATGGATCAAggataaaacagaaaaaagaagttgaggtAGTGACAACTTTCGAATGGGCGCAGAAAGAATATAAAACTAGGAGCCAGCAACCAATTGGGGTAGTGAGTCCCGGGTTTGGCGAGGATTAAACGTGTCGCTCATTCGTTCCCTTTCTATACAACGTTCGTTTTGTTTAGTTGTCTGCGTACGATCCACCCATCAAACGTCTTGTCCAAGTAGGCCTTTGCATGATTTCTAGTCCGcttaatttgaattcaatatttttaaaaattgtgcaACTTTGAATCCCTGACATATTAAAAAAGGTTTAAATCGCAAATTGTTTTTGCGTCTGCCTATAAAAGCTCCGTTTCTTTATTGGCTTATTCTGGAATTTCCACTTTTTCTCGCATCGCTTTGTCGGTCATGGACACCCACTCACAATTTCGGCCAGTTGCCACGCTGCATCAGCATCAGGTAACtcgataaaagaaaacaacaaacacaaacaagaTTTCTATTTTAGCTTCATTTGGCCAAAATAAGTTTTCAGATAAAAGAATGAGTACCAATCAACAAGACTGCAATGGCAATTTGGTGCAAACTGAAAAGAAGCCCTTTGTCGGTATGCGATTTTACCAttggaaaaattggaaaagttGAGACAACTATTTTGATTactattttgattgatttgatgatgCAGACCCAAAGTGTGACCCGACAAAAAAGGCTGAAATCTCGATTAAACAGGTGAGCGGAAATTTTCGAACAAGATGGGTTTGGAGCGTGCGGAGTCAATCTTccctttttattcaatttcctTTGTTATAAGCGGAATAAATGTGTTATAATAAGTTATAAATTAAATAAGCTATAAATTATTTATAATCATTTGTTATAAGCGAGTTAATACGATATAGCTAATATAAAACCTTTGCGACTACAGTTAAGGATCGCCATCAAGGACTGCAAATTGCCTAGCTCTCACGATGAGTACCTTCGGAAATGGCTGCTAGGTTTAAGCATTTTtagcttgaaatattttactcctctattaaacaatttttttctttttttcaaatgataatCAAACAGTGAATGGATTCGATGTGGCTCGCGCTGAGAAAATGCTCCGGCAGGTAAAACTTTTGCTTTCTGTAGATATTAAACAGCATCATTAGCTATAAATTCTATTCCTGCCGAAAAAGTCATTGGAATGGAGGCGAGTAAATGAAGTGGATACCATATTTGAGAGATATACACCTAGCCAAGTCTTTATGAAATATTTCGCCATTGGACAAATTGGGATCGACAAATTTGGCTGCCCTGGTAACACCCCTAATGGATTCATTagaaattacaaaattttactattcaccttttttgtttcgtatCGAACACGCCCATTTTGGGGACGCAGTCTTTGTTCAATGTTGTGGGAGAACAGACTCAAAAGGTAACTGCAcaaaatttgcaaaattcaaTGACATCTATATGATAAAAAGTTATTGATGAATAGGATTTTCATTGAGttccacaaaaaaagaattttacaattattgCATTTGGATGTTGGAATCCTACGTCAAAGCAACTAAAGTGGAGACAGAGAAAACAGGGAAACTAGTAACTCAAACATCATACATCTTCGACTACGAAGGGTTCTCAATGAGGGAAATTGCCAACAAATCAagtacacaaaaaaaaagaattaaaatgcTAAATATTGATCGCAtcacagtttttatttttcttgaattaGACTTGGATATGGCCTTAAATGTTACTAGGTTCCTATTCCTTCACTATCCTGACAGCTCTCGACGATTATTCATCATAAAcggttctttaaaaaaaaatcaaattctacGTTGACAAATGAACTGAATTCATACTGTTTACATTTACTTGCATGCGCTGTTGCTAATAATCGTCCTGGTTGGTGGACAAAGCTCCTTCCTTTTTCCCGTTAATCATGAGGTTGATCAAACCTTTCTTACACGAATGTGACGGCCCCAAAATCAAAGTTTTCGGCTCCGACAAGAAGGAATGGACTTCCGCTTTGCTGGAAGAAATTGAAGCCGATCAACTTCCCGCCTTTTATGGCGGTACCATGACCGATCCCGATGGCGATCCCAAATGCCCCAGCAAGGTAACCGTCATTGTCTATTAAACTACGTTTTATCCGCATGTCGCAgcaattgaaatgtttaatgATTCGGTGCGATATTAGTTAAACATGGGAGGTAAAATTCCTTCTTCGTACTACCTGAGCAATAACCCACCGGTTGCTAAGGACTACATGGAAACTATGAGCATCGGCGCTGGGggaaggaaaaaattgaaatatgacGTCGACGTCGTTCGTTCTAACTTAAAGTAGTactgttaaatttttctttttctgtatgAGTGAATTATTTACGACATTTCAAACAGATGGGAATTTATGACGGAGGGAGGCGACATCAAATTCGGACTCTCCATTAAACATGCCAAAATCACTAACGATTTGGTTGCGCTCTCACATGTTGACAGCCACTTGATAATGGAGGAAGGTGAAATCGTTTGTGAACAACCCGGCAAATGTAAGTAACCGATTTGTGCTTCCGCGTCTAGCCTATAACCTATCTTATAAATCACGTCCGTGTTTATTTAGATGTCTTCGAGTTTGACAACACCTTCAGCTACTTGCGGTCGAAAAAACTTCGCTACCATATCCTTATAGAAGCGCCCTCATCGTCAAACGTCATCGAATTATAGAAGATCACACAATTACACAGAGTTTATACAAGATTTAAGGCAtgctttatatatatataatatacatatgtgtaaaagaagagaagaaaaacataaaaataaataaataagattaGGCACaatgttaataaaataatgtcgCAATGTTGCCCAACCCAAATATCATTTAAGAATCAAGAATTCAAGACGAAGACAGCTCAAAAGAACTCATTGGTATGTAAAGTAATAAAATTATTGTTGTTTATTACATCGTAAGAAtgtaatgttttattttaagattcgggttgtttttaaaaatagtaagaTTAAATGTCTACACGAAATGGAATCTATAGCTCTGACATGAGTTTCTCTTaagtttttttgcatttttttttagttgaatgTTTGCACATAACATTTTAACAAGGTCTTCGTTATTAATAAGGCATTCGTGAATGAAAGTGTCAAAGTCGCAGCGCTCACTAAAGTTGTTTAAATTGATCAGTTCCCAAGGAATTTTGTGTTTCGGTTTGATGTAGTTGGATGGTAAAATATGTTGCTATTAAACAGTTATGGGTAAAGATTATAGAGTTATATGGTTGTAAGTTTTCTGTGAAACGATTGAATATTTTCATTCTTCGTATGCATAACCATTTTCAGAACTAGTCAAAGTACGGTACCTAGTAGAATAAAGGAAATTTCTTTGTGACCTCTTTGAATTTTCCTCCACCAACCTGCTTTTTGCTTACcttattttaaagatttttgtttattacttatttttaaaattcttaacAGCCAGGAAGAATCCAGTGAATGGAACTCTTCCCGGTAGATTTGGCCATTCTCGGTAGGTGACAATTATCGGGTCAATTACTTTTACAGTACATACGGAATTGGAAGACAATTAAGGTATGTATGTAATagaatttcattttgccaTGTTTCcagtataaaaatatttgatctTGTGATCAGACTTAGATTCATGAAACTATTAGCCTCGAAACCAGCTCGTCTCGATTGCCCGAACTGCGATGCGACATATTCTTTCCCGGCGGGTGGAAGTTTCAAATTATTCATCGAATTGAAATGTCCACTTGAGAAATTACTTCATTAAGTTCGAGGGCTAAACGGAATACTATACCCTTTTTGTCCTTAATGCTAAGTTTAGCCGCCATTCAGGTATCTTAGAATTCGTGATAGTACAATGGACTAGCTGAGTCAAGTTGACTAAGTCGGACAATCccaataaataataagaatttttcaatagagaaaTGAAGAAAGCCAGTCGATGTAACCAATGCACGCATCACGCATCCGTGTGGTTTTGAATGCAACTGGAGTTGCCTCACCGGATAGTGCTCGAACGGTATTCTTGCTCTCGGTTTTACTTCAGGACCGAAGTAGCAACTGGTTTGTCATCGATAAGGCATATCTGTTTAATGTCCTTTGTATGAGCAGATAAATTAATatgctttattttcttccagaTGTAAAGTGGTGATCAAAGTTCGTGAAGATGCCAATAAGCTTAATGTTGCTAGTTCTACATGTCCCGAGTACGATGCTCGTCAAATCATTGTGGAATATCGACAAGTAAACtcttaatttcttttatcATTCCAATTGATACGGACATGTCTCTAAAACACATTTAATCCATTTCAGGAAATAAATTAGTAAGTTAGCCAATGGACTCACCTCACTGGACTCATCTTGTGTTCACCGGAACTGTCAAGAGTGGAGCCAAATTGGAGTTGGAGCCCTTCATCTAATTCTAAGATACTTAATGTGAGTACTAAGTTTTTatcttacattttattttcgacTAATGGTAAACGATTCAAGTTTTCGACTGCAAAATGTGCAATGCTCAGAATCCGTGTATTAAATGTAtgataatttttcaaataattatgtTGGACCAATATTAGTATATATAGTAGGGAAAgctcaaaaaggaaaaaagatgcAATGTATTATAagaacatcttttttcttattaaaaaaattttaggttATACTGCACCTCTGAATCAGGGTTCTTGGTCATCATATGCGTTACTACTTGGGTCTACTTTTGTGCTTTTGTTGGCTTAGATCCTCGAGTGGGTTCAGGTTTTTCAGTTGGCTTAGTTCTTCGAGTGGGCTCAGGTTTTTCAGTTGGCTTAGTTCTTCGAGTGGGCTCAGGTTTTCCAGTTGGCTTAGATCCTCGAGTGGGTTCAGGTTTTTCAGTTGGCTTAACAGCACGAATCGCATTCTGGCGGACATCATGTTCATTGAGCACTCTCGACTTGTAGGagtaaaattaaattgattagaaaaagagaacattttttttacatagtatcgattataaataaataaataaaaaattaagttttgGTGTGTAAGTGACCATTTTGTTCCCTTTAGTTTTACAGTTATTACCTGAGTGACTGAGATGCACACGGCAATCAGGACGAAGGAAGCGAACAGCTTCATTTTTCTAGTTATTCGGAAAGTGCGGCTCTGTAGTTTTAACCCTGTAGGGCCTTGTTTTTATACTCTGTAAACAATCGCTGCGATGTATTAAATCGATATTTGAGTCGTGTTAGAACGATTAAATAGGATACATAAAATCCTGTTCAATCGAGTTTCGTCAGTAAAAATTGCCAGCTCAGCTCTTGCAACTTGGGGCAACGAAACCCCATGCACAGGCTCCAACTGGGCAACTGGTGTACAGCTGCTCGTAAAAAGCTGTCCAGTGTccacgtatttttttttttttttttttttttaaatagcatcTGTTGTGTTTTGCTCGTCCCTCTTTTCCTCAAACTATTACAGTCCTACCGCTTAATAATTCCCGTATGTTTTACACTTTATGTCGTATGGTTTCggatttatattatattatatttcgtcatatttattttatcgaTAAAAGCAAGTCcgttaaatttgatttaaccGTAATTGTGCGCTCTTTATTTAAACTTAtctgtattttctattttgtatcactattatttccatttccattttagaatatttttgtaaGAAGCATATCGACGAAAGTAAGGGCATTTTCATTCacatattcattttcatttaatttcagAATTCAAGATGTGAGAGTAGTGAGatatatatgtattttttaaccATTTTCCATGATGCTAATGTAAGGTAAAAATTTAACTCGGTAAAGCGTAGTAAccaaaaggtatttttttattaaccaaATTCAAGAGGAGATTTGGGTTATTCAGACCATTGACGCAACTTGGCCTGTTCAATCTTCATCACCTATCCACTTTGAGGTGCTTTAGTTGTTTTGGgcttttcagttcctggttTCTCCGTTCCCTTGGTGCCTGGCTTTTCAGTTCCCTTGGTTCCAGGCTTCTTCGTTCCTTCTGTTGCCTTGGTTCCGGGCTTTTCAGTTCCTTTATTTCCAGGCTTCTCCGTAGGCTTCTTGGTTGTCAGATTCTGGCGGAGTTCTTGCTCACCAAAAGTTCTTGACTAGCGATAGCGAAATGGTTGAAAAGTTAAATAATTGTAGTGTCTCACAATCAAACGTAAACAATCGATTTGTTTCGTGTTCTGCTGTACTAAATCTGGTTTAATCGAGTTTTGTTTGTCACTAAGCGCGTTGCCTGTTTGTAGAAATGAAGTTTGTCACAAACAGATTCAAATTCTCAAAGCCAACTATAGGCTACATAGGACGCAGCTGTCGGTTACGAAAAATGCAACAGATACGCGTGTTCCATTTTAAGTAACGTACATATCGTTTCATGTTGCAAATAATCTCAATCTCCAAATTTAATACCTTATtactttttcgtatttttataATGATCCCATCATCAAACTATTTGCTCACTTCCTCATACCTGTACGCTTCAACCGCACTATTTGAATAGCCGTGCGGTAAAGTTGGTCCAGtaaaatgtttattattattatgttttgACCCATAGTTTTCTAGCTGACGTTCAACTATCGGaaactgattttattttcaacaaaatttaattgatgttCAAAAGCAAAAGTGCGCGTGATAATGCTGCTAATATGTGTATTGTGTTAatagtaattttttgtttgtttttgttttatatcagGTCAAATGATTAGTACAGAAGAAAAAGCTCGGAAAAAGATGTAACTTATTATGGGGACACCATAATCCCTAAAAAGACAACTTTCGGATGACACCGGACCATGACACCGCATCTCAGTGGATCAGCGCCCACCCATGGTTGCATCAGTGATCGGAGCATCAGTGATCGGAGCATCAGTGATTGGAGCATCAGTTATAGGAGCATCAGTTATCGGGATCTCAGTTGTCGTAGTTGTAGTAGTTGTTGTCTTGGGTTTAGGTTTCTCGGTTGGCTTAGGGGGTTTTGGTTTCTCAGTAGGTTTGGGCTTTGGCTTCTCAGTCGGCTTAGGTTTGGGTTTCTCTGTAGGCTTGGGTTTAGGTTTCTCCGTTGGGTTAGGGGGTTTCGGTTTCTCGGTAGGTTTGGGCTTTGGCTTCTCTGTCGGCTTGGGTTTGGGTTTTTCTGTAGGTTTAGGCTTTGGTTTCTCTGTAGGTTTGGGCTTTGGTTTCTCTGTAGATTTGGCCAGTAACGGTTTTTTCGTCGGTTCGTGCTTGGTCTCCGCCTCCTGTATTTCCGTCAAAGTAAAGTTACGTTTGTAAATTAGGTAATGCA encodes the following:
- the LOC124313104 gene encoding SEC14-like protein 2 isoform X2: MSTNQQDCNGNLVQTEKKPFVDPKCDPTKKAEISIKQLRIAIKDCKLPSSHDEYLRKWLLVNGFDVARAEKMLRQSLEWRRVNEVDTIFERYTPSQVFMKYFAIGQIGIDKFGCPVFVQCCGRTDSKGFSLSSTKKEFYNYCIWMLESYVKATKVETEKTGKLVTQTSYIFDYEGFSMREIANKSNLDMALNVTRFLFLHYPDSSRRLFIINAPSFFPLIMRLIKPFLHECDGPKIKVFGSDKKEWTSALLEEIEADQLPAFYGGTMTDPDGDPKCPSKLNMGGKIPSSYYLSNNPPVAKDYMETMSIGAGGRKKLKYDVDVVRSNLKWEFMTEGGDIKFGLSIKHAKITNDLVALSHVDSHLIMEEGEIVCEQPGKYVFEFDNTFSYLRSKKLRYHILIEAPSSSNVIEL
- the LOC124313104 gene encoding SEC14-like protein 2 isoform X1 — its product is MDTHSQFRPVATLHQHQFSDKRMSTNQQDCNGNLVQTEKKPFVDPKCDPTKKAEISIKQLRIAIKDCKLPSSHDEYLRKWLLVNGFDVARAEKMLRQSLEWRRVNEVDTIFERYTPSQVFMKYFAIGQIGIDKFGCPVFVQCCGRTDSKGFSLSSTKKEFYNYCIWMLESYVKATKVETEKTGKLVTQTSYIFDYEGFSMREIANKSNLDMALNVTRFLFLHYPDSSRRLFIINAPSFFPLIMRLIKPFLHECDGPKIKVFGSDKKEWTSALLEEIEADQLPAFYGGTMTDPDGDPKCPSKLNMGGKIPSSYYLSNNPPVAKDYMETMSIGAGGRKKLKYDVDVVRSNLKWEFMTEGGDIKFGLSIKHAKITNDLVALSHVDSHLIMEEGEIVCEQPGKYVFEFDNTFSYLRSKKLRYHILIEAPSSSNVIEL
- the LOC124313128 gene encoding SEC14-like protein 2; the encoded protein is MSLTQVRQVQPIVFDQFADDGGTKFKTGCVTKANTAVLQLKIAIKDCTLHDSSDEYLLNWLIVQDFNVARAEKMLRQSLEWRRVNGVDGILQSYTPNEIIKKYFSMGQAGLDKFGSPVFVCCMGRIDFRGLHLSLVKKEYFQFIPWQFENFCLSIKEAGKRNGENIEKMTFIMDYEGLALRQYTCKPAMEIVIEMIKGFLFHYPNHLRRVFIINAPKIFPYLFAMVKPFIPQTDIPKIKIFGCETKQWTSALLEEIDAHQLPAFYGGTLTDPNGDPKCPSKFNMGGEVPSSYYLSNNPPVAKDYMETMSIGAGGRKKMKFKVDVPNSVLRWEFITEAGDIKFRVYSKDSKGSAFDFVPLSRVDSHLDMEEGEITCEEPGKYVLEFDNSFSYLRTKKLRYFIAVDLPSASIEI
- the LOC124313141 gene encoding SEC14-like protein 2, coding for MESPLDQLDEESKRALTEFKERVQDCTSKLVDTRDEYLLKWLIARSYNINEAEKMLRASLAWRQTNGVDDILKWTPPEVFQKYYSLGKIGYDKFNCPVYVCAQGNMDLRGILQSVTKKDFMRFQAYMTEKVNKEMLDETLSNGKNKYCQMTFVADMENLSMRQMTYKPVMETGTEQTKVYELNYPENLRRIFIINAPKIFTVIFNFLKPFMHQATLDKMRIFGSDKEEWAAALLEEIEADNLPLHYGGTMVDPDGDPKCPSKLNMGSEVPYSYYLSNSAPVPKDYMETINIIAGAGGFKKLKYKIDVANSILRWEFMTEGGDIGFRVYYKSDEEGIVDLVPLSRIESHLVTEEGEFVSEKPGKYVVVFDNTFSILRPKKVRYYVAVDPPVPGSPTALG
- the LOC124313418 gene encoding alpha carbonic anhydrase 8-like, translating into MLMIHFQSSSCPWTTLKDEVPPMFVLLAVCFAVVVEAETKHEPTKKPLLAKSTEKPKPKPTEKPKPKPTEKPKPKPTEKPKPKPTEKPKPPNPTEKPKPKPTEKPKPKPTEKPKPKPTEKPKPPKPTEKPKPKTTTTTTTTTEIPITDAPITDAPITDAPITDAPITDATMGGR